In Verrucomicrobiota bacterium, one genomic interval encodes:
- a CDS encoding arylsulfatase, which translates to MKNNPIHSLHFLIRCAALLGAIALGLTNLASAQTPPVQRPNVILILTDDQGFGDVGFHGNTELKTPYLDRLASESAELTNFYVQPLCTPTRAALLTGRYPERTGAVEVNDGRSIIRETEMTIAENLKAAGYRTGIFGKWHLGDNFPVRPSDKGFEECLHHTAGGVGQAGDPPGNSYFDPILRHNNVPKKYQGYCNDIFFQEAMRFAEKHKDDPFFIFLATNLPHLPLQVAEKYVKPYRKYGVNEINAKTYGMIANIDENVGFVMKRLKELKLEENTIVIFLSDNGPRTAREKNDLYPDRYNAGLRGTKSSIYEGGIRVPFLIRWPAKIKAGIKLPHIAAHIDILPTLLEACGAKPIDRERILDGRSLLPLVTQADPQWPERTLVFQHNANHEPLMYSHFAVRSQRHKLVQALPNPRDSTLDIGEYDIRDQLANLELYDIENDPDEINDIHRSHPEVVASMMTTYENWYRDVTAELNYWDPQRIYLGAPEENPTLLSTFDLQKMTRLPYWSARVTKSGRYRFTLTFRPVAQDRTAYVRFGTEQVSQSIAAGSSTCVFESVELPGGDGRLEAWLKTGLESQSVTFLEVERL; encoded by the coding sequence ATGAAAAATAACCCTATCCACTCACTTCACTTTTTGATTCGGTGCGCCGCACTACTGGGAGCCATCGCACTGGGACTCACTAATCTGGCGAGCGCTCAGACACCCCCGGTGCAGCGCCCGAACGTGATTCTCATCCTGACCGATGACCAGGGCTTTGGTGACGTGGGTTTTCACGGCAATACCGAACTCAAAACCCCCTACCTGGATCGTTTGGCAAGTGAGAGTGCCGAGCTTACCAACTTCTACGTCCAACCCCTCTGCACACCCACACGGGCGGCCCTGCTTACCGGTCGCTACCCCGAAAGGACAGGTGCCGTGGAAGTGAACGATGGCCGCAGTATCATCCGCGAAACGGAAATGACGATTGCCGAAAATCTCAAGGCCGCGGGATACCGGACCGGTATTTTTGGGAAATGGCATTTGGGAGACAACTTTCCCGTGCGCCCCTCGGACAAAGGGTTTGAGGAATGCCTCCATCACACCGCCGGCGGTGTGGGTCAGGCGGGCGATCCACCGGGCAACAGTTATTTCGATCCCATACTCCGGCACAACAATGTCCCGAAGAAATACCAAGGCTACTGCAACGACATTTTCTTCCAGGAAGCGATGCGGTTTGCCGAAAAACACAAGGACGATCCGTTCTTCATTTTCCTGGCGACCAACCTTCCACATTTACCCCTTCAGGTGGCGGAGAAGTATGTGAAGCCCTACCGCAAGTACGGAGTCAATGAGATCAATGCCAAAACTTACGGCATGATCGCCAACATCGACGAGAATGTGGGATTTGTCATGAAGCGCTTGAAGGAGCTCAAGTTGGAAGAAAACACCATTGTGATTTTCCTTTCCGATAACGGACCCCGGACCGCACGCGAGAAAAACGACCTCTACCCCGACCGCTACAACGCCGGACTCCGGGGCACCAAATCCAGTATCTACGAAGGCGGAATCCGGGTGCCCTTCCTCATCCGCTGGCCCGCCAAAATCAAGGCAGGGATAAAACTACCGCACATAGCGGCACACATCGACATCCTTCCGACCCTTCTCGAGGCCTGTGGAGCCAAACCCATTGACAGGGAGCGCATTCTGGATGGACGAAGCCTTCTGCCACTCGTCACCCAGGCTGATCCGCAGTGGCCCGAACGCACACTCGTCTTCCAGCACAACGCAAACCACGAGCCCCTCATGTACAGCCATTTCGCCGTGCGATCACAACGCCACAAACTGGTGCAGGCCCTTCCAAATCCCCGCGACAGCACTCTGGATATCGGCGAATACGACATTCGCGATCAGCTTGCCAATCTGGAGCTTTACGACATTGAGAACGACCCGGATGAAATCAACGATATCCATCGCTCCCACCCGGAAGTGGTCGCTTCCATGATGACCACCTACGAGAACTGGTACCGCGATGTCACCGCCGAGCTCAACTACTGGGATCCCCAGCGTATTTATTTAGGTGCCCCCGAAGAAAACCCCACCCTGCTAAGCACCTTCGACTTACAGAAAATGACCCGGCTACCCTATTGGAGCGCACGGGTAACAAAGTCCGGTCGATACCGTTTCACCTTGACCTTCCGCCCGGTCGCACAAGACCGTACGGCCTACGTGCGCTTCGGAACGGAACAAGTATCGCAGTCCATAGCGGCAGGATCTTCAACCTGCGTGTTTGAATCGGTGGAACTACCCGGTGGCGACGGCCGGCTTGAAGCCTGGTTGAAAACCGGATTGGAATCGCAATCGGTGACTTTCCTTGAGGTGGAACGTCTCTGA
- a CDS encoding DUF1549 and DUF1553 domain-containing protein, whose amino-acid sequence MAAFTLFVLDGFATYEEPLKPHWAFQPLFSKKQIDEAASDSGLSIIDALIETRLERQGLEPNGEADKHTLIRRATYDLTGLPPTPGEISDFVNDRREDAYGKLIERLLASPAYGERWGRRWLDLARYADSNGADENHDYPEAWRYRDYVIRSFNQDKAYDLFIQEQLAGDLVPSSGNLKTDHDQITATGFLALGPKMLAEQDKDKMLIDIVDEQIDVVGQTFMGLTVSCARCHDHKFDPVSQKDYYALAGIFRSTKTMAHTDHVSRWVETVFDDPGNQAIVEKYELDLAALKAEIANLESELDAGKDIEDSAQTSEQAMQLADLRKKLQNLERAGAPVPKAMAVTEGEPLLMPVLARGDHLKPMGEPIPRGVGQLLADCLAPPSVEPSNSGRMELAAWLTDPRHPLTARVMVNRIWQGHFGFGLVRTPSNFGLRGEAPTHPELLDWLAREFMDSAWSIKHMHRTIMLSAAYRRSSQNNLEYSVTDPDNRLLWRQNRRRLEAESIRDAVLFVSGKLDQSGVSSPDNGDKGESYDGKKEEDTEPLIRTVYLPINRARHNEMSATFDAADPAVHHQQREATVVPGQALYMMNNELVMTAARDLAAEFSHLGSQSVPSSLNALYLRLFGRPALPRETEMLVGEGELQPADLKTRVSPTLEDWERICRVLLAANEFVYWN is encoded by the coding sequence ATGGCTGCTTTCACCCTGTTTGTGCTGGACGGATTTGCCACCTATGAGGAACCGCTCAAACCGCATTGGGCGTTTCAGCCGTTGTTTTCGAAGAAACAGATTGATGAGGCGGCATCGGACTCAGGCTTATCCATTATTGATGCTTTGATTGAGACCCGGCTCGAACGTCAAGGTTTGGAACCGAACGGTGAGGCCGATAAGCACACCTTAATCCGCCGGGCCACCTATGACCTGACCGGACTGCCTCCGACGCCCGGGGAGATCTCCGACTTCGTGAATGACAGGCGCGAAGACGCCTATGGGAAACTGATTGAGCGTTTGTTGGCCTCTCCGGCCTACGGTGAACGGTGGGGAAGGCGTTGGCTGGATCTGGCCAGATACGCCGACTCCAATGGTGCGGATGAAAACCACGACTATCCCGAAGCCTGGCGTTACCGCGACTATGTCATTCGCTCCTTCAATCAGGACAAAGCTTACGACCTGTTTATCCAGGAACAGCTTGCCGGTGACTTGGTGCCTTCCTCCGGCAATTTGAAAACTGATCACGATCAAATCACGGCCACCGGATTCCTGGCCTTGGGACCCAAGATGTTGGCCGAACAGGACAAAGACAAGATGCTGATCGACATCGTGGACGAGCAGATTGATGTGGTTGGTCAAACCTTCATGGGACTGACTGTCAGCTGCGCCCGCTGCCACGACCACAAGTTCGATCCCGTCTCGCAGAAAGATTATTATGCCTTGGCCGGAATTTTCCGCAGCACCAAAACCATGGCCCACACCGACCATGTATCCCGCTGGGTGGAAACCGTTTTCGATGATCCGGGAAATCAGGCCATCGTTGAGAAATATGAATTGGATCTCGCCGCCTTGAAAGCGGAAATAGCCAACCTGGAAAGCGAGTTGGATGCTGGCAAAGACATCGAAGATTCGGCTCAAACCAGCGAGCAGGCCATGCAACTTGCCGATCTGAGAAAGAAGCTTCAGAACCTGGAAAGAGCCGGTGCTCCGGTGCCAAAAGCAATGGCGGTGACCGAAGGTGAACCATTGCTTATGCCGGTGCTTGCCCGGGGTGATCACTTGAAACCCATGGGTGAACCGATTCCCCGGGGTGTGGGCCAGCTCCTGGCTGATTGTTTGGCGCCACCTTCCGTTGAACCCTCTAACAGTGGCCGCATGGAACTGGCCGCCTGGTTGACTGATCCCCGGCATCCCCTGACCGCCCGGGTCATGGTAAACCGCATCTGGCAGGGACACTTTGGTTTCGGCTTGGTCCGCACGCCATCCAATTTCGGATTGCGGGGCGAAGCTCCAACCCATCCGGAACTGTTGGACTGGTTGGCCCGTGAGTTCATGGACAGCGCCTGGTCCATCAAACACATGCACCGGACGATTATGCTTTCCGCCGCCTATCGCAGAAGCAGTCAAAACAATCTGGAATACAGCGTCACCGATCCCGACAACCGTTTGCTCTGGCGGCAAAACCGTCGGCGGCTTGAAGCTGAATCCATTCGGGATGCTGTGCTCTTTGTTTCCGGAAAACTGGATCAATCGGGCGTGTCATCCCCCGATAATGGGGACAAGGGTGAATCCTATGACGGCAAAAAAGAAGAAGATACCGAACCTTTGATCCGCACGGTGTATTTGCCCATCAACCGGGCCAGGCACAATGAAATGTCCGCCACGTTTGATGCGGCCGATCCGGCGGTCCATCATCAGCAACGGGAAGCGACGGTGGTTCCCGGTCAAGCGCTTTACATGATGAACAATGAACTGGTCATGACTGCCGCGCGGGACCTGGCCGCGGAATTCAGCCACTTGGGCTCCCAGTCGGTTCCATCCAGCTTAAACGCCTTGTACCTTAGACTCTTTGGCCGTCCGGCCCTGCCTCGGGAAACGGAGATGTTGGTGGGTGAGGGTGAACTTCAACCCGCCGATCTGAAAACCCGTGTTTCCCCCACACTCGAAGATTGGGAACGCATTTGCCGGGTGCTTCTGGCCGCCAACGAGTTTGTTTATTGGAATTAA
- a CDS encoding DUF1501 domain-containing protein, with translation MGHLCNHRLPPPISRRQMLATCGMGFGALALRGILQADSSLVNPLAAREPHIPATAKRVIFLFMHGGPSSMDTFDYKPRLQKDSGKPLPFAKPRVQFAETGNLLGSPWEFKQYGESGQWVSSLFPQVATCMDDLCVIKSIHGSNDAHGGALLKMHTGSDTFVRPSLGSWISYGLGTENHSLPSFITLNPTMGHGGVKNFSSAFLPAIHQATRIGQKGSDMKDAAISNLHNELLTREQQRRDLDLLKEVNRMQLEQTGADSDLEARIDSFELAFRMQMEASDIMDLNQESQATRKLYGVDHEPTDNFARQCLQARRFSEAGVRFVQCTHSYWDSHRNLKKEHTSLAAEVDKPIAGLLKDLKSRGLLYDTLVIWGGEFGRTPTAQKEDGRDHNPHAFTWWMAGGGVKPGLSYGSSDDFGYYAAEDKVHVHDLHATILHLLGLDHERLTYRHGGRDFRLTDVEGEVVRALLA, from the coding sequence ATGGGCCACCTTTGCAACCATCGTTTACCACCGCCCATTAGCCGGCGCCAGATGCTGGCGACCTGCGGGATGGGTTTTGGTGCGCTCGCGCTGAGGGGAATCCTGCAAGCCGACTCGTCTCTGGTCAACCCCTTGGCCGCACGGGAACCCCATATACCCGCCACGGCCAAGCGCGTCATTTTTCTCTTCATGCATGGTGGTCCATCGTCGATGGATACCTTTGACTACAAGCCTCGCCTGCAGAAAGATAGCGGGAAACCCTTGCCTTTTGCCAAACCCCGCGTGCAGTTTGCCGAAACCGGAAACTTGTTGGGCAGCCCTTGGGAGTTTAAACAATATGGCGAATCCGGACAATGGGTCAGCAGCCTGTTTCCCCAGGTTGCCACTTGCATGGATGACCTGTGTGTTATCAAATCGATCCACGGCTCGAATGATGCCCACGGGGGAGCTCTCCTGAAAATGCATACCGGCTCCGACACCTTTGTCAGACCGAGTTTGGGTTCCTGGATCAGCTATGGTCTGGGTACGGAAAACCACAGTCTGCCCAGTTTTATCACCCTGAATCCCACCATGGGGCATGGTGGGGTGAAAAATTTCAGTTCCGCATTTCTTCCGGCCATCCACCAGGCGACGCGCATTGGTCAGAAGGGCTCCGACATGAAGGATGCCGCCATTTCCAACCTTCACAATGAACTGCTTACCCGGGAGCAACAACGGCGCGATTTGGACTTATTAAAAGAAGTGAATCGCATGCAGTTGGAACAGACGGGCGCCGACTCCGACCTGGAGGCGCGGATCGATTCTTTTGAACTGGCTTTCCGCATGCAGATGGAGGCATCCGATATCATGGATCTCAATCAGGAGAGCCAGGCCACCCGCAAGCTTTATGGAGTGGATCATGAACCGACGGATAACTTTGCCCGTCAATGCCTGCAGGCGCGAAGATTCTCGGAAGCCGGCGTTCGCTTTGTGCAGTGCACCCACAGTTACTGGGATTCGCACCGCAATTTGAAAAAGGAGCATACCAGCCTCGCGGCGGAAGTGGATAAACCCATTGCCGGATTATTGAAGGACCTGAAGTCCCGGGGTCTTCTCTACGATACCCTGGTAATCTGGGGTGGTGAATTTGGCAGGACACCCACCGCCCAGAAGGAAGATGGCCGGGATCACAACCCCCATGCGTTCACTTGGTGGATGGCCGGAGGTGGTGTGAAACCGGGCTTGAGTTATGGTTCGAGCGATGATTTCGGCTACTACGCCGCCGAGGACAAAGTGCATGTCCATGATTTGCACGCCACCATCCTGCATTTGCTCGGACTCGACCACGAACGCCTGACCTATCGTCATGGTGGCCGGGACTTCCGCCTGACCGATGTGGAAGGCGAAGTGGTGCGGGCCCTATTGGCCTGA